A region of Larus michahellis chromosome 15, bLarMic1.1, whole genome shotgun sequence DNA encodes the following proteins:
- the LOC141751750 gene encoding adenylate cyclase type 10-like: MVRGGCIALEFLIFGGDILKFAGDAVLVLWRTPPQEVARTISLVLHCSQQIQKKYGRRDTDVGQKIQLKIGISAGTMSLPVFGDESWQHFCIFGPCLAEVRDAEEVAGAGEVVLSATCWELCEQHRLRIKHLAGTRAVQVTGMDPMPWSECQDALRKLVQDPVRHRSKREGAMRPTLLLPSDLNAKDVLRKYIPVAALGKGHINKVLLCDKGCTFLCVLGLPGNKLPCESLHALQSALEIFNSCSTMLEERETMSVAVTRGTMFCGVTGHPLRHEYTVLGQKVNLAARMMVHYPGLVSCDAVTYAASRLPASYFKELPEREMKGLRQPGPVYQYVGVTEESIFGVGLTKKRSEYVPLLGRKQETDLFVSCLNAYRDSGQRNILAVEGTMGCGKSHLLAELASLGQDAGHRVVALELLEIDTRQPFSAIRMLMARALGLQDCESRGDRQRVLKTKLQGTIEESSYCLLNDIFGVKFPISDNVREMDETQRQLELHSTRVKVLEKVSISPSFPLGQRRKNPAICGLCTTEV; encoded by the exons ATGGTGCGAGGAGGATGCATCGCGCTTG agttcctgatttttggaggagacatcttgaagtttgctg gagatgctgtgctggtgctgtggagaacaccaccccaggaggtggccaggaccatcagcctggtgctgcactgtagccagcagatccagaagaagtacggaagacgtgacacagatgtggggcagaagatccaactgaagatag ggatctctgcagggaccatgagcctcccggttttcggagatgagagctggcaacacttctgcatttttggcccgtgcctggctgaagttcgtgacgccgaagaggttgcgggtgcaggtgaagttgtcctctcggccacctgctgggagctctgtgagcagcaccggctgaggatcaagcatctcgcaggcacaagagctgtgcag gtgacgggcatggatccgatgccttggtccgaatgccaagacgccttacgcaagctcgtacaagacccagtgagacaccgctcaaaaagggaag gtgccatgaggcctactcttctcttgcccagtgacctgaacgccaaggatgtgcttaggaagtacataccagtcgctgctctcgggaag ggccacatcaacaaagtcctcctgtgtgataaa ggctgcacgttcctctgcgtgctgggactccctggaaacaagctgccctgcgagagccttcacgccctgcagagtgctctggagatcttcaactcgtgctccaccatgctcgaggaaagaga gacaatgtctgtggcagttaccagagggacgatgttctgtggagtcactggccacccgctgagacacgaatacacag tccttggccagaaggtgaacttggctgcccggatgatggtgcactaccctgggctggtgtcctgtgatgcagtgacctacgccgcctcccggctgcccgcttcctacttcaaggagctgccggagagagagatgaaaggcctcaggcagcctggccctgtctatcaatatgtgggggtcaccgaggagag catctttggcgtgggtcttaccaagaagaggtcggagtacgtccccttgctgg gtcggaagcaggagactgacctctttgtcagctgcttgaacgcctatagggattcaggccaaaggaacatcctggcggttgagggcacgatgggctgtggaaagagccacttacttgctgaactggcctctctaggccaggatgctggccacag ggtggttgccctggaactgctggagatcgacacgaggcagcccttctctgccatccgcatgctgatggccagggccctgggcctccaggactgtgaatcgcgcggcgacaggcagcgcgtgctgaagacaaagctgcaagggacaatcgaagagagcagctactgcctcctcaatgacattttcggtgtcaag ttccccatttcggacaatgttcgcgagatggatgaaactcaaagacaactggaattgcactcgactcgggtgaaagtgctggagaaggtgagcatttctccttccttccccctgggtcagagaaggaaaaaccctgccaTCTGCGGGCTCTGTACCACTGAGGTGTGA
- the LOC141751698 gene encoding adenylate cyclase type 10-like has product MQPLTRMVVKFAAIIGPVFTTQLLLHILPAGLRTHMNSSLDELVSDNILRWLKNTEVPEDVQDPTEGPATSSQVESSVQRPSPSTRTEEQQPGVLAFCVPLLQKAAYELWPGRQRVALRGKCAAFLE; this is encoded by the exons atgcagccgctgacgcggatggttgtgaagtttgcagccatcatcgggccggtgtttaccacccagctcctgttgcacatccttcccgctggcctcaggacccatatgaattcctcgttggacgagctggtgagcgacaacatcctgaggtggctgaaaaacacagaggtgccagaagatgtgcaagatcctaccgaggggccagccacctcttcgcaggtggagagca gtgtgcagaggccctctcccagcacgaggaccgaggagcagcagcctggcgtcttggccttctgcgtcccgctgctgcagaaggctgcgtacGAGCTGTGGCCCGGGAGGCAGCGAGTCGCCTTGCGCGGCAAGTGTGCCGCCTTCCTGGAGTAG